The Streptomyces sp. NBC_01142 genome has a window encoding:
- a CDS encoding helix-turn-helix domain-containing protein, translated as MLGRRGLLRLNSWRRTGLTAGGPLRYHRGHAVSTRGRADRRTPAVPRGVTAPGQAAERFAQGEASEVIARDLRVSARSIQRWRQMWNEGGPRALRSHGSTSLPRLRGPNRSC; from the coding sequence ATGTTGGGTCGTCGAGGGCTACTGAGGTTGAACTCGTGGCGTCGTACGGGGCTGACGGCTGGCGGTCCGCTGCGGTATCACCGAGGGCATGCGGTATCCACAAGGGGGCGGGCTGACCGCCGAACGCCAGCAGTTCCGCGAGGCGTTACTGCTCCAGGCCAGGCGGCGGAGCGGTTCGCCCAAGGTGAGGCGAGTGAGGTGATCGCCAGGGACCTGCGGGTCAGTGCCCGGTCGATACAGCGGTGGCGGCAGATGTGGAACGAGGGCGGTCCGCGGGCTCTGCGGTCGCACGGGTCGACGTCGCTGCCGAGGCTAAGAGGTCCTAACAGAAGCTGTTGA
- a CDS encoding DUF6233 domain-containing protein, whose product MVPMAPPSRSEAPRAGVELPKPPARDEARNALCDGGVRACEICRPDSERGIVN is encoded by the coding sequence ATGGTTCCTATGGCTCCTCCCTCACGCAGCGAGGCGCCCAGGGCCGGCGTCGAGTTGCCGAAGCCGCCCGCCCGCGACGAAGCCCGCAACGCACTATGTGACGGAGGGGTCCGGGCCTGCGAGATCTGTCGCCCCGACTCCGAACGCGGCATCGTGAACTGA
- a CDS encoding transposase — protein sequence MLYAVEGEDLNSSVVSCDCLAHRFGNAADQPDRAPAYGTDLTNAEWQEIRPLLPVPAWLEGRGGRPEGYCHRQMLDAVFYVLDNGIKWRAMPVDFPAWDRVTPSSADGGRPG from the coding sequence ATGTTGTACGCGGTCGAGGGCGAGGATCTCAACTCGTCCGTCGTGTCGTGCGATTGCCTCGCTCACCGGTTCGGGAACGCGGCCGATCAGCCCGACCGGGCGCCGGCGTACGGCACGGATCTGACGAATGCCGAGTGGCAGGAGATCCGTCCGCTGCTGCCGGTGCCGGCATGGCTGGAGGGCCGGGGCGGACGTCCGGAGGGCTACTGCCACCGCCAGATGCTCGACGCCGTCTTCTACGTCCTGGACAACGGGATCAAGTGGCGAGCGATGCCGGTGGACTTCCCGGCCTGGGACCGGGTCACGCCTTCTTCCGCCGATGGCGGGAGACCGGGCTGA
- a CDS encoding DUF3732 domain-containing protein: MTVTRLFQPMHQVVTGLSPDLQITVSDHADLPHAWYQEALRYNWRNGEKLIPTTWLDNQPTPETTPHTGDQKPLTYRS; the protein is encoded by the coding sequence GTGACCGTCACCCGCCTCTTCCAGCCCATGCACCAGGTCGTTACCGGACTCTCCCCCGACCTCCAGATCACCGTCAGCGACCACGCCGACCTGCCACATGCCTGGTACCAGGAAGCCCTCCGCTACAACTGGCGCAACGGCGAGAAACTCATCCCCACCACCTGGCTCGACAACCAGCCCACCCCCGAGACCACACCACATACCGGCGATCAGAAGCCGTTGACCTATCGATCTTGA
- a CDS encoding VOC family protein, whose protein sequence is MPRRLSYRQGTPNWVELLTTDPEGARSFYGRLFHWEFEERPMYGGSACSVAVMNDGVVAALVSPAPGTATQETSATWRTHLAVDDVDATATGFEAAGGRLLTPPVDALESGRVAFGEDVIGVGVGLWQAKDHIGATVVNEPGAFIWSELMTPRTEAAAAFYEQVFGLTTTTVDLAGTPFTGFTVGGEMIGGLIPPQREGVQPRWIVYFCVADVDEAVERVGKLGGAVVHGPIDTPVGPLAALHDPQGAAFSIWAFNGETQ, encoded by the coding sequence ATGCCGCGCCGCCTTTCCTATCGCCAGGGCACGCCCAATTGGGTGGAACTGCTGACCACCGACCCGGAGGGGGCTCGGTCCTTCTACGGCCGGCTGTTTCACTGGGAGTTCGAAGAGCGACCGATGTACGGGGGCTCGGCCTGCTCGGTGGCGGTCATGAACGATGGCGTGGTCGCCGCCCTGGTCTCTCCAGCCCCTGGCACGGCGACGCAGGAAACCTCTGCGACCTGGCGGACCCACCTCGCCGTCGATGACGTCGACGCCACGGCGACCGGCTTCGAGGCGGCCGGCGGCCGACTGCTGACGCCGCCGGTCGATGCCCTGGAATCCGGCCGGGTCGCGTTCGGGGAGGATGTCATCGGAGTGGGGGTCGGCCTGTGGCAGGCGAAGGACCACATCGGCGCCACGGTGGTCAACGAGCCCGGCGCCTTCATCTGGAGTGAGCTCATGACCCCCCGCACGGAGGCGGCGGCGGCGTTCTACGAGCAGGTTTTCGGCCTCACCACGACGACCGTCGATCTGGCCGGCACCCCCTTCACGGGCTTCACGGTGGGCGGGGAGATGATCGGCGGGCTCATCCCTCCGCAGCGCGAGGGCGTCCAGCCTCGCTGGATCGTCTACTTCTGCGTCGCGGACGTCGACGAGGCCGTCGAGCGCGTCGGGAAACTCGGCGGAGCCGTCGTTCACGGTCCGATCGACACCCCCGTCGGGCCGTTGGCTGCGCTGCACGACCCGCAGGGAGCAGCGTTCAGCATCTGGGCCTTCAACGGGGAGACGCAGTAA
- a CDS encoding prolyl oligopeptidase family serine peptidase, with product MNTAYRLQNGTIHATDGPTPKPPSSVVGFYPGTDVTQMWKDNVSGSREAAELFTGGTPDQYPERYREVSPTTDIRKGLQRTLLVVGDRDRSARPETIKGFAASLRADGLDTTFKELPFAEHAFDDAYGSLTSQTSRQILLDFLTKGNLQTRPSL from the coding sequence ATGAACACCGCCTACCGCCTCCAGAACGGCACGATCCATGCCACCGACGGCCCCACCCCCAAGCCCCCGTCCTCCGTCGTCGGCTTCTACCCCGGCACAGACGTCACCCAGATGTGGAAAGACAACGTTTCAGGCTCCCGCGAGGCCGCAGAACTCTTCACCGGCGGTACCCCTGACCAGTACCCCGAGCGCTACCGCGAAGTCTCCCCGACCACCGACATCCGAAAAGGCCTGCAACGCACGCTGCTCGTCGTGGGCGACCGCGACCGCAGCGCCCGTCCCGAAACCATCAAGGGCTTTGCCGCATCACTCCGAGCCGACGGCCTAGACACCACATTCAAGGAACTGCCCTTCGCCGAACACGCCTTCGACGACGCCTACGGCAGCCTCACTTCGCAAACCAGCCGCCAGATCCTCCTCGACTTCCTCACCAAGGGCAACCTGCAGACCCGCCCCTCTTTGTGA
- a CDS encoding alpha/beta hydrolase — MFTNRRPAALPAAIPPGRVKRTLRVVVALIASVVAFLTTTIMLGAYFPAIPKAGVIGPVLGGQYPFHIAILALVGVLLGALAWRSGLARWGRVLTAVTTLSIVAALAIGGIQFSAAQKAGTKVSFGEIFSQLAYPNATPDTTQVYAARDGQALKADLYLAKHSRNSKVPAILLAHAGGFRTFDKSDLRGTGRWLADHGVAAIAVDYSLATPSRPTWNAAPQDLLSALRWVQDHADEYSVDLSRISMGGMSAGALSP; from the coding sequence ATGTTCACAAACCGACGCCCGGCCGCTTTGCCGGCGGCCATCCCTCCCGGCAGGGTCAAGAGGACGCTGCGCGTCGTGGTCGCTCTGATCGCCTCCGTCGTGGCCTTCCTGACCACCACGATCATGCTGGGTGCATACTTTCCGGCGATCCCCAAGGCCGGTGTGATCGGTCCAGTGCTCGGCGGCCAGTACCCCTTCCACATAGCCATCCTCGCTCTAGTCGGCGTCCTCCTGGGAGCCTTGGCCTGGCGCAGCGGCCTGGCGCGCTGGGGCCGCGTCCTCACCGCGGTCACCACGCTGTCCATCGTGGCCGCGCTGGCCATCGGCGGCATCCAGTTCAGTGCCGCACAGAAGGCGGGTACGAAGGTGTCCTTCGGCGAGATCTTCAGTCAGCTCGCCTACCCCAACGCCACCCCGGACACGACCCAGGTGTACGCCGCCCGCGACGGCCAGGCGCTCAAGGCTGACCTGTACCTGGCCAAGCACAGCCGGAACAGCAAGGTGCCGGCCATCCTCCTTGCCCATGCCGGAGGCTTCCGCACCTTCGACAAGAGCGACCTGCGCGGTACGGGACGCTGGCTGGCCGACCACGGTGTGGCGGCCATCGCCGTCGACTACAGCCTGGCCACCCCCAGCCGACCCACCTGGAACGCCGCCCCGCAAGACCTGCTATCCGCCCTGAGGTGGGTGCAGGACCACGCCGACGAGTACAGCGTCGACCTCTCCCGCATCTCCATGGGCGGCATGTCCGCCGGTGCACTCTCGCCATGA
- a CDS encoding IS5 family transposase yields MSADLVPDDLWERVASLLPARPPRRHRYPGRLPADDRAALRGIVYVLCKSVSWRDVPAEQVGCSGVTAWRRLRDWTEAGVWPRLHEVLLAELRREGLLEMDDAAIDGSHVRALKGGLTPDLRRSTVPRPGSKHHLIVDRHGTPLVVTLTSGNRHDVTQLMPLLDAIPPVRGLRGRPRSHPRRLFADRGYDFDKYRRLVRARGITPKIARRGTTHGSGLGRTRWVVERTFAWLHQFKRLRIRYEIRADLHLALLQLACSIICLRRLRTSF; encoded by the coding sequence GTGTCTGCTGATCTTGTGCCTGATGACCTGTGGGAACGTGTGGCGTCGCTCTTGCCTGCTCGTCCGCCTCGGCGGCATCGGTATCCCGGGCGGTTGCCGGCGGATGACCGGGCTGCGTTGCGGGGCATCGTTTATGTGCTGTGCAAGAGCGTGAGCTGGCGGGACGTTCCCGCAGAGCAGGTCGGCTGCAGCGGGGTGACGGCCTGGCGGCGGCTGCGGGACTGGACCGAGGCCGGGGTATGGCCCCGCCTGCACGAGGTTCTTCTGGCGGAACTACGCAGAGAAGGCCTGCTGGAGATGGATGACGCCGCGATCGACGGCTCTCACGTCAGGGCCCTCAAAGGGGGGCTCACACCGGACCTTCGCCGGTCGACCGTGCCTCGGCCCGGCAGCAAACACCACCTCATCGTCGACCGGCACGGCACACCGCTCGTCGTCACGCTGACCAGCGGAAACCGCCACGACGTCACCCAACTCATGCCGCTTCTGGACGCCATCCCGCCGGTCCGCGGGTTACGCGGCCGACCCCGAAGCCACCCTCGACGGCTCTTCGCCGACCGGGGCTACGACTTCGACAAATACCGCCGCCTCGTCCGGGCTCGAGGGATCACACCCAAGATCGCCCGCCGCGGCACCACCCACGGCTCCGGGCTCGGCAGGACCCGCTGGGTCGTCGAGCGCACCTTCGCCTGGCTCCACCAGTTCAAGCGACTCCGCATCCGCTACGAGATACGCGCCGACCTGCACCTCGCCCTGCTCCAACTCGCTTGCAGCATCATCTGCTTGAGACGACTCCGAACCTCATTCTGA